In Syntrophorhabdaceae bacterium, the DNA window TAACCACAGAGGAAGTCGATGAATTCGTTTCCGTCGACATCAATCAATCTGCAGCCCTTGCCGTACTCAAGGAAGATCGGGTACTCCCCCATGATAAAATCACCGGGTTTTCTGGCGCCCAGGACCCCACCGGGGACCAGTGTCTTTGCCTCTTCAAAAAGCTCAAGGCTTTTCGTTATGTTCAGTTTTTTAGCTTCCTCCATTAAGATCCTCCTTTTACAGTGTAAACAACGATGATATCGTTTCTGTCTGGTGTATTTTTGCACCTCTCTTGATCAATTCTGCAAGGAACTTTTCCGGATCTATACAGCCTTCCGGGGCTACGACGCCCTTGACCTTCACGTCGCCTGCAGACATCATCAGGGCCGCGATCGATGCCGGAAGTCCTGTCCCCGGGGCCATCCTGCCCACGATGTCGGCCGTATAGGTCACCCCCTTCCCCTGTCTCTCCCCTTTTACGATTACCTTCAGACCCGAGGCGGCAGGGCCGTTGTCTCTATCCTTTGGGATCGTGTCCCAGAGCCGCAAGGTCAGATCATAGGGGATTACCTTCATCCCTTTGACCTCAACCGGTTCTGTGCTGAGAAGACCTGTCTCTTTTTGTTCTTTGATGAGCTCATCTACCCATGATGGTATAAGAGCCCCTTTAATAACCACCTTTTTTACCCCTTCTATGTATCGTGGTATTGTGATAGGCTGAGGATGACCCACATAGCGAACCACACAGGTGCCGAGCGGCGGGAGGAACTCTGCCGTCTCTTCGCCGGTACCGCCTTCTACATACGCCAGCTTCCCGTCCAGATACTGAGGTATTGTGCCGGTCACCATGTGGAGGCTGTGGTCCCAGGCTGCACCGGCAAGTTCTGCAATGCTCACCACCCAGAACAGGTGGATCTCATCAACGCGGTCCAGTTGATTGGCGTACCACTTAACCAGCACATTGTTTGTTCCCGGATCGGATCCCATACCCGTCAAAACGGTTATCCCCGCTTCTTTGGCAGCCTTATCGATGTCGGCGGACGAGAAAAGGATCGGGACGGCCTCATAGTCATCGCAGATATCTATATAATTGACCTTTGCCTCAACTGCCGCCCTGGCAACCGCTACCGCCGTTTTATAGAACGGTCCTGCACAATTAACGACAACGTCGACGTCCCTGATCGCACTTACCATGCCGGCGTGATCGTTCACGTCAATCCTGACGAGCGATACCTTTTCGCTGGCACGCAGCTTCTCCTGCACCCTTTTCGGGTCCGTATTTATATCGCCGAGGATGACCTGCGTGATCTGCTCCTGCTTGATAAGGTCCCGGGCGACCCCCTGACCCATACCGCCTGTCCCGCCCATTACCAGTGCCTTCATTCTCCCTCCCTGCAA includes these proteins:
- a CDS encoding saccharopine dehydrogenase NADP-binding domain-containing protein: MKALVMGGTGGMGQGVARDLIKQEQITQVILGDINTDPKRVQEKLRASEKVSLVRIDVNDHAGMVSAIRDVDVVVNCAGPFYKTAVAVARAAVEAKVNYIDICDDYEAVPILFSSADIDKAAKEAGITVLTGMGSDPGTNNVLVKWYANQLDRVDEIHLFWVVSIAELAGAAWDHSLHMVTGTIPQYLDGKLAYVEGGTGEETAEFLPPLGTCVVRYVGHPQPITIPRYIEGVKKVVIKGALIPSWVDELIKEQKETGLLSTEPVEVKGMKVIPYDLTLRLWDTIPKDRDNGPAASGLKVIVKGERQGKGVTYTADIVGRMAPGTGLPASIAALMMSAGDVKVKGVVAPEGCIDPEKFLAELIKRGAKIHQTETISSLFTL